Part of the Primulina huaijiensis isolate GDHJ02 chromosome 15, ASM1229523v2, whole genome shotgun sequence genome is shown below.
TTTGTAAGTATGTTAGTATTTCATTATCAAACATTGtggttattattaaaatatatgattttagcGTCTCTAATTACATACAATCGAATTAATAATGCAGCGAGAACAACATCATAGAGATCCGACGTCGTGGGAGTTATATGTTCACACACATCGACACAACGACGGATCGTTTGTCGACGAGCGTTCACGACTTGTTGAtgtaaatattatgtttaattataattatatcattttaaaatgtgttggaaaatatataactttattttttttaaacagaaAGCCATGCAGGCTTACATGAGCGAGTCTTTGACACCTCTCGACGATGGGACGATTCCTAGTCCTCCTACTTCGGGAGAGGTGAACAGCATGTTCAGCATGGTCGTCGGTGGACCGAAAAAGGGACGAATGTATGGTTGTGGTTCCATGGCCTCCACGATCTATCCGGATGAGATGGCTCGACGTCCACGTGGAGGTGCGAGCAGTTCCAGCAAAGGGTCGCAGGATACAAAGAGGATGCGAGCAGAGTGGGAGGCACAAAAAAGCATTAATGAGCATCTCCGTATCGATCTGCAGGCGACGCAGACCACTTTGGAGGCGACCCAGCAGGAGAATGTGTCGTTGAAGGATAGGATGACGAGTCTGGAGGACCAGGTCCGTCGACTCATCGCTGGATTACCACAGCCACAGCAACAGCCACATACATCCCGACGATTTCTGTATGGTCGAGGCTCATCTAGCATACCATACGCAGCTGGATCATCACATCATCGACGTTCGGGCAAGGTCC
Proteins encoded:
- the LOC140960096 gene encoding uncharacterized protein, producing the protein MAEHQHISPPNDGRTPIWVADGIFQPDHNKVIRFITAQISLQTCDEGYSWKHVTEDQRQWYWEGFIKKYRWPDHLDDTIRQLWYKNIAKQYRRTIHSWRSADRHPQTVSDERWASWMLAWSDERWLARATKNKDNRNSEPAGPGTGTTKHIAGSKTYSGHCQKFREQHHRDPTSWELYVHTHRHNDGSFVDERSRLVDKAMQAYMSESLTPLDDGTIPSPPTSGEVNSMFSMVVGGPKKGRMYGCGSMASTIYPDEMARRPRGGASSSSKGSQDTKRMRAEWEAQKSINEHLRIDLQATQTTLEATQQENVSLKDRMTSLEDQVRRLIAGLPQPQQQPHTSRRFLYGRGSSSIPYAAGSSHHRRSGKVLRYSPEYIPPSQDFGQDDGDGDSDDAYNDDKTQSP